The sequence AATAGAAGGTTATAATGGTAAGGAGTATATAGGAAGAAATTTTGAAATGGCTCCAGAAGTGGATGGATCTATTTTGATTACATCATCCAGTGAACTTAAAAAAGGCGAATTCGTTAAAGTTAAAATCACAGGCAAAATGGAGTATGATTTAATAGGAGTTGTTTTTGATGAACTTAGCTAATAAATTAACTATACTTAGAATTTTTTTAGTTCCAATTTTTCTTATTGTTATTGCATTTAAAGATATACCATATGGAACTACAATTGCAACAATAATATTCGTATTAGCATCAATAACAGATAAGCTAGATGGATATATAGCAAGAAGTAGAAATCAAATTACAAAGTTTGGAAAGTTTATGGACCCATTAGCAGATAAATTATTAGTGACGTCTGCTTTAATAGTCTTGGTAGAATTTAGAGTTATTCCAAACTGGGCTGCTACAATTATAATTGCAAGAGAATTTGCAGTATCAGGATTAAGAACCTTGGCTGCATCAGATGGAATAGTAATAGCAGCTAGCAAGTGGGGAAAGGCTAAGACGTTTATTCAAATAGTAGCTATAGTAAGTTTACTGGTACAATTGAACATAAGCTTGTCTCCTGAATGGGCAGCTAAAGTAGCAAATAATGTTTATTTAAGTACTTTTTTCAGTACAGGAACAACAATTTTATTATATTTAGCTGTTATAATCACAATAATTTCTGGTGTTGATTACTTTATAAAAAATAAAAATGCAATTAATGTTAATGAGTAATGTTTAAAAAAACTAAAAAAGGTAATACTATGAAATGAAAGCTCCATTATATACCAAATGGAGCTTTTAAATTAGTTGACAATACAATAAAAGCGTTTTATAATATAAATACAGAACAGATGTTCTTGATGAATGAAAGGTTGGTGTTTTTATGAGTATAGATGAAGAAAAGTTAAAAGCTATTGAAGCTGCTATGGGAAAAATAGAAAAGCAATTCGGTAAAGGCTCAGTAATGAAATTAGGAGAACATAGCACTTTAAATTTAGCAGCTATTTCTACAGGTTGTTTAGATTTGGATATCGCACTAGGTATAGGTGGCGTTCCAAGAGGAAGAATTATAGAAATTTATGGGCCAGAATCTTCAGGTAAGACTACTGTAGCTTTACATATATCTGCTGAAGCACAAAAGATAGGTGGAGCAGTTGCATTTATAGATGCTGAGCATGCACTAGATCCTGGTTATGCTAAAAATTTAGGTGTAGATATCGAAAACCTTATTGTTTCTCAACCAGATACAGGAGAACAAGCGTTAGAAATAGCTGAAGCTTTAGTGCGTTCAGGAGCTATAGATGTAGTTGTAGTAGACTCTGTAGCAGCACTTGTACCAAGAGCTGAAATTGAAGGAGAAATGGGAGATTCTCACGTTGGACTTCAAGCAAGATTAATGTCACAAGCATTAAGAAAATTGACTGGAACAATTAATAAATCTAATTGTATAGTTGTATTTATTAATCAATTAAGAGAAAAAGTTGGTGTAATGTTCGGAAACCCTGAAACAACTCCAGGTGGTAGAGCATTAAAATTCTATGCATCTGTTAGATTAGATGTTAGAAGGATAGATTCAATTAAGCAAGGGGATGCTATCTTAGGTAACAGAACTAGAGTTAAGGTTACTAAAAATAAAGTAGCTCCACCATTTAAACAAGCAGAATTTGATATTATGTATAATGAAGGAATATCAAGATTTGGTAATATTGTTGATGTAGGAGTTAAGGATGAAATAATTCAAAAAAGTGGTGCTTGGTTCTCATACGGAGATATAAGATTAGGTCAAGGAAGAGAAAATGCTAAGCAATTCTTAAAAGAGAATCCTGATATA comes from Clostridium sp. TW13 and encodes:
- the pgsA gene encoding CDP-diacylglycerol--glycerol-3-phosphate 3-phosphatidyltransferase; this translates as MNLANKLTILRIFLVPIFLIVIAFKDIPYGTTIATIIFVLASITDKLDGYIARSRNQITKFGKFMDPLADKLLVTSALIVLVEFRVIPNWAATIIIAREFAVSGLRTLAASDGIVIAASKWGKAKTFIQIVAIVSLLVQLNISLSPEWAAKVANNVYLSTFFSTGTTILLYLAVIITIISGVDYFIKNKNAINVNE
- the recA gene encoding recombinase RecA; translation: MSIDEEKLKAIEAAMGKIEKQFGKGSVMKLGEHSTLNLAAISTGCLDLDIALGIGGVPRGRIIEIYGPESSGKTTVALHISAEAQKIGGAVAFIDAEHALDPGYAKNLGVDIENLIVSQPDTGEQALEIAEALVRSGAIDVVVVDSVAALVPRAEIEGEMGDSHVGLQARLMSQALRKLTGTINKSNCIVVFINQLREKVGVMFGNPETTPGGRALKFYASVRLDVRRIDSIKQGDAILGNRTRVKVTKNKVAPPFKQAEFDIMYNEGISRFGNIVDVGVKDEIIQKSGAWFSYGDIRLGQGRENAKQFLKENPDIALEIENMIRTKYDLPTVAVKETETVNKKESKKESKSVSSEA